GTGCAGCACGTGCTCCATGTCCTTGTCCAGAGCCGCATCGTAAATCTGGATCTCAAAACAGTCGTAAATGTACTGGTTGCTGGTGGGCACGTAGGGAATACGGATGAACACGCCGCTGTTGGTCGCCTTATCGTCAACCTTGAAATCCATTTCCAAAACAAAGTCGCCGAACTGCTGGGCGCTGTACCAGAAAAGGCCCATCCCGCCGTGGCCGGTCAGCACTCCGGTTTCTCTGTCAAGGTCGAAGTAGCCGGGGCCGTAATGGTTCCAGCCGTGCTTGTTGTACTTGCCGTTCTCACCCTTCTTGATCAGGTCGATCCAGCCCTCGCCTTTGCTCGTCGATCCCTGGGCGTAAACGGAAGAAACGTTAAACGCCACCGCCGCGGTGAGCAGGGTGATACCGAAAGCGAGCTTACGCAGAATGGTGCTGGTCATCCTTTTTTCCTCCATGCTGAGGGTTGTGCTAACTGGAACGTCAGTTGATATCGGTCGTCCACTGGTTGAACAGAGCCTCGGTTCCGGCGGCATCGAGTTTTTCCGTACTGATCACGATCCTGAACCGGAACGTGGCCGACCGGCCCGGTTCCAAAGTGAAATTTAACTCTTTTTCACCTTTAGTGAAAGTCTTCCAGCCAAACGGGTTGGCGGCGAACAGGCCATAGCCCCGGGCATGCCAGTAGGTGGGGTAGGTGGGGTTTTCGGGATGGCCGAAAATGCCCACCGTGGCCGCCTTGCCTTCCACCGTACCGGTCAGGATACACCACTTGGCGGCGGTGCCCCACACCTCGCGCTCGTCCACCTTGCCCTCGCTGCTCAGGTAGGTGCCGTCCACGCCCTCGTTGGCCAGCCGGGCCACCTCGGTGATATCGCCGTGCTCGTCCACGAACCGCAACGGCTCGTCGCTGGGTTCCTCCAGGGAGCGGGTCAGCCGGATACCGAACGCGCCTTCCTTCGTATCGCCGAACACGATCCGCTCATCAGCGGCGGTCAGGGTAATCACCCGGTCGACAATCCGCAGGTTGCCCTCGGCCCG
This region of Candidatus Glassbacteria bacterium genomic DNA includes:
- a CDS encoding DUF1080 domain-containing protein, giving the protein MPPEPRLCSTSGRPISTDVPVSTTLSMEEKRMTSTILRKLAFGITLLTAAVAFNVSSVYAQGSTSKGEGWIDLIKKGENGKYNKHGWNHYGPGYFDLDRETGVLTGHGGMGLFWYSAQQFGDFVLEMDFKVDDKATNSGVFIRIPYVPTSNQYIYDCFEIQIYDAALDKDMEHVLHEGAKPTPGGPSPKQVTGAIYDAKPPTKLTAKATGEWNHYKFTLKGLNYKIELNGEVVNEWDVQPAGKVATHWPKGYLGLQNHDDRSSVHFRNIRVMPL